A single region of the Marinitoga litoralis genome encodes:
- a CDS encoding type II secretion system protein produces the protein MSLKRKSGFSLYEVLIVLAVIAILGTFAVPMVNNVISKAKMTKIVNDMKVLETSIIQYYYNENAIPADINSLITNNYLENSVDNINFSTNSNVVYVYYDSSVEKADDLEKLDTTLKWSSSKTDFSTLADVPDETNIYPVLKVIF, from the coding sequence ATGTCATTGAAAAGAAAGTCAGGTTTTTCTTTGTATGAAGTATTAATTGTTTTAGCAGTTATTGCAATTTTAGGAACTTTTGCAGTACCAATGGTTAATAATGTTATTTCAAAAGCAAAGATGACAAAGATTGTAAATGATATGAAAGTTTTAGAAACTTCTATTATTCAATATTATTATAATGAAAATGCTATTCCTGCTGATATTAATTCTTTAATCACTAACAATTATTTAGAAAATAGTGTAGATAATATAAATTTTAGTACAAACTCTAATGTTGTCTATGTATATTATGATAGTTCTGTTGAAAAAGCTGATGATTTAGAAAAATTAGATACTACATTAAAATGGAGTTCGTCTAAAACAGATTTTTCTACACTAGCAGATGTTCCAGATGAAACTAATATTTATCCTGTTTTAAAGGTTATTTTTTAA
- a CDS encoding sugar transferase: protein MDLAQKRTVKRGIKKSIYGIILMLIDFSLLYGLYNISFFSIYENPLLFFSSSLIVIIYLFKKMYYFETYLFWDELINILHSATIYFFSMLVLLIVINSYVDVIKLFVITINFIIFDSIARYIYRKLLIKLNLFNTNVIILGTGELAQVIYDKIAEHPFTTYKILGFLDYKDENRIVNDEKIIGKFKNFDEIIRKMNIEEVIIAIPNLTKEELSHVINKLERTVRKIKYVPDLYGLISFSNKINDLDGVLTITASQELLNPLNLVIKRIFDIALSIVGLILLSPVFLIIAILIKKEDKGPVFFKHKRIGKDLKEFEMYKFRTMYPDAEKRLEELLEKDEKIREEWFKHFKLKDDPRITKIGKILRKTSLDELPQLINVLKGDMSLIGPRPVVKKEVELYYGEDIAKEVFSIKPGITGMWQANGRSDVEDYSERIALDLYYLRNWSLELDFIIFLKTIKIVIDKKGAY, encoded by the coding sequence ATGGATTTAGCTCAAAAGAGAACAGTAAAAAGAGGAATAAAAAAAAGCATTTATGGCATTATTTTAATGCTTATTGATTTTTCATTATTGTATGGACTATATAACATATCATTTTTTTCTATATATGAAAATCCCTTGTTGTTTTTTTCCTCAAGCCTTATTGTAATAATATACTTATTTAAAAAGATGTATTATTTTGAAACTTATCTGTTTTGGGATGAGTTAATTAATATACTGCATTCAGCGACTATATATTTTTTTAGTATGTTAGTATTATTAATAGTTATAAATAGTTATGTAGATGTTATAAAATTATTTGTAATCACAATTAATTTTATAATTTTTGATTCTATTGCTCGATATATATATAGAAAATTATTAATAAAGTTAAATTTATTCAATACTAATGTGATTATATTAGGAACAGGTGAATTAGCACAAGTTATTTATGATAAAATAGCCGAACATCCTTTTACAACTTATAAAATTTTGGGTTTTTTGGATTATAAAGACGAGAATAGAATTGTAAATGATGAAAAAATAATTGGAAAATTTAAGAACTTTGATGAAATAATAAGGAAAATGAATATAGAAGAAGTAATAATTGCAATTCCTAATTTAACTAAAGAAGAATTATCTCATGTGATTAATAAATTAGAAAGAACAGTAAGAAAAATAAAATATGTTCCAGATTTATATGGATTAATTAGTTTTTCAAATAAAATAAATGATTTAGATGGTGTTTTAACTATTACAGCATCTCAAGAATTATTAAATCCATTAAATCTAGTTATTAAAAGAATTTTTGATATTGCATTATCAATTGTAGGATTAATATTATTATCTCCAGTATTTTTAATTATAGCTATATTAATAAAAAAGGAAGATAAAGGTCCAGTATTTTTTAAACATAAAAGAATAGGTAAAGATTTAAAAGAATTTGAAATGTATAAATTTAGAACTATGTATCCAGATGCAGAGAAAAGATTAGAAGAATTATTAGAAAAAGATGAAAAAATTAGAGAAGAATGGTTTAAACATTTTAAATTAAAAGATGATCCAAGGATAACCAAAATAGGAAAGATTTTAAGAAAAACATCATTAGACGAATTACCCCAATTAATTAACGTGTTAAAAGGTGACATGAGTTTAATAGGACCAAGACCTGTTGTAAAAAAAGAGGTAGAGTTATATTATGGAGAAGATATAGCAAAAGAGGTATTTTCAATAAAACCTGGGATAACAGGTATGTGGCAAGCTAATGGAAGAAGTGATGTAGAAGATTATTCTGA
- a CDS encoding YigZ family protein has protein sequence MIKIYISILESVETTIKIKRSEFIGNIKKVDSEEEAKEFIKEISTKYKNATHNCWAYKIIDNKFNYSDDGEPSGTAGKPIFGVIEKHNLNNVAIVVTRYFGGVKLGVRGLIDAYSQCAEETILNSKLSKFIDLKIYEVKTDYSKYAEIERLLKRLKGWSIIDQQFMADIKFKIALENEDEILEMLKSKGEVTYIETQETGIEIKL, from the coding sequence GTGATTAAAATATATATTTCGATATTAGAATCTGTTGAAACAACAATTAAAATTAAACGTTCTGAGTTTATTGGAAACATAAAAAAGGTGGATAGTGAAGAAGAAGCTAAGGAGTTTATAAAAGAAATATCAACGAAGTATAAAAATGCTACCCATAATTGTTGGGCATATAAGATAATAGATAATAAGTTTAATTACTCAGATGATGGAGAACCATCTGGAACAGCAGGAAAACCTATATTTGGTGTAATAGAAAAACATAATTTAAACAATGTTGCTATTGTAGTAACAAGGTATTTTGGGGGAGTAAAGTTAGGAGTAAGAGGATTAATAGATGCATATTCACAATGTGCAGAAGAAACAATTTTAAATTCGAAATTAAGTAAGTTTATTGATTTAAAAATATATGAAGTAAAAACAGATTATTCAAAATATGCAGAAATTGAAAGACTATTAAAAAGATTAAAAGGTTGGTCAATTATTGACCAACAGTTCATGGCTGATATTAAATTTAAAATAGCTTTAGAAAATGAAGATGAAATATTAGAAATGTTAAAATCTAAAGGTGAAGTAACTTATATAGAAACACAAGAAACTGGTATAGAAATTAAATTATGA
- the galE gene encoding UDP-glucose 4-epimerase GalE, which yields MAILITGGAGYIGSHACVEFLNAGYEIVVLDNFSNSKPEVLKRIKELTGKDFKFYEVDLLDKEKVEEIFNENNIEAVIHFAGLKAVGESVSIPLKYYKNNITGTLNLLEVMQDKKVKKIVFSSSATVYGNPEKVPITEDAPLSATNPYGRTKLFIEYILKDLYVSDNEWSIALLRYFNPIGAHESGRIGEDPNGIPNNLMPYITQVAVGKRERLNVFGNDYNTHDGTGVRDYIHVVDLVIGHIKALEKIMNETGVKVYNLGTGVGYSVLDVVKAFEEANGIKIPYEIVDRRPGDVDQVYADPTKALKELGWKAERNIVDMCRDSWNWQKNNPNGYDN from the coding sequence ATGGCTATATTAATAACAGGAGGAGCGGGATATATAGGTTCTCATGCATGTGTGGAATTTTTAAATGCTGGATATGAAATTGTTGTTTTAGATAATTTTTCAAATAGTAAACCAGAAGTATTAAAAAGAATAAAAGAGTTAACAGGAAAAGATTTCAAATTTTACGAAGTAGATTTATTAGATAAAGAAAAAGTAGAAGAAATATTTAATGAAAACAATATTGAAGCAGTAATTCATTTTGCTGGATTAAAAGCTGTTGGTGAATCTGTATCAATACCTTTGAAATATTACAAGAATAATATAACTGGAACGTTGAACTTATTAGAAGTAATGCAAGATAAAAAAGTAAAGAAAATAGTATTTAGTTCTTCTGCAACAGTATATGGTAATCCAGAAAAAGTTCCAATAACAGAAGATGCACCTCTTTCTGCTACAAATCCATATGGTAGAACAAAATTATTTATTGAATATATTTTAAAGGATTTATATGTATCAGATAATGAATGGTCAATTGCATTACTTAGATACTTTAATCCAATAGGAGCACATGAATCTGGTAGAATAGGAGAAGATCCAAATGGCATTCCAAATAATTTAATGCCATATATAACTCAAGTCGCAGTTGGAAAAAGAGAAAGATTAAATGTATTTGGAAATGATTATAATACACATGATGGAACAGGTGTAAGAGATTATATTCATGTTGTTGATTTAGTAATAGGACATATAAAAGCATTGGAAAAGATAATGAATGAAACTGGAGTTAAAGTATATAATTTAGGTACTGGAGTTGGATATAGTGTTTTAGATGTTGTAAAAGCATTTGAAGAAGCAAATGGAATAAAAATACCATATGAAATAGTAGATAGAAGACCAGGAGATGTTGATCAAGTATATGCAGATCCAACAAAAGCATTAAAAGAATTAGGTTGGAAGGCAGAAAGAAATATAGTGGATATGTGTAGAGATTCATGGAATTGGCAAAAAAATAATCCTAATGGATATGATAACTGA